One window of Daphnia carinata strain CSIRO-1 chromosome 7, CSIRO_AGI_Dcar_HiC_V3, whole genome shotgun sequence genomic DNA carries:
- the LOC130695435 gene encoding cell adhesion molecule Dscam2-like has product MRISFKPAEGQYDLLVSGATYDRDNGRFECRLKEQGTGIELHTQSVDLVVLVPPSAPQINPVSPVAVEGQPTELVCSSAGGSPDPVLRWYRKGEANPLEGAITKPGGSRSVATLSTLIVRPQKEDDGAEYRCVAWNRAMDANDKKEANVALTVNYAPRVRVSPSPLSVERGGSVQIQCQVDAKPAVYSVRWTRSGRFIATSFNHTLRSVSLDDDGVYVCSADNGLGQVGEAELQLDVLHPPVVTVSEARKEVEIGASVVVPCNVSAKPAPISIEWIKEDDVQFRSNGPVLRLNRISANDNGRYVCRATNMVGAAERSGNATFQLLVKHEPGAAKISPEEPIAVDEASITLTCVADPPGWPAPSYRWWKAGAEATILSSTSELTIPVARQNSEGTYFCQPNNDLGTGSSSYVHLRVFQPPRFIGQLPPVLQKKAQDADFNMTCSAQGKPKPSITWLKDGVEMLPGSSSGAYELVTDESEGRNAIFTVRSTLRFHGSERPALSQLTADDRGVYTCAFENQIRRIESTLTLKIEHAPILLDHRPKVASNVGSSSVQLLCQVQAYPRPNFEWSLRDVPIIGGGGDSKYEMNVTSMTDNGHDIYQGILRINDVKESDYGDYTCKMWNAEGENAAAVRLQATSAPEKPTNLRIVQSGYDSLTLEWDEGFNGGFENTIYTVLYRAVSSSSDAGQQQEDDCQYANPCVIRGLEQLQSYTIQVRAENTKGKSPLSNALTASTIVDLSRIPEPKQVTFEPKTKTISFNVDSQLPLMAMVESRIEGDWALSQKISVRSPVSREVLDLVKDDVDDVRIKLCLEMNTTLCSDAVVAVTGDLIQEPTKALTELPAKYMVAIIVACVVGSLVFVLFAIFYCYRRRRAQKLKKLLEMEKAHSARPTIGQQQQQQQQPPPPYYAGLENKGRDQSLMNTSHNSMLDDAASKNALYATQNGYGYAVASAQNNGHANGDWVNMAYTEHSYSNSNNGGSVNSQDSLWQLKLASQNGGVGGVNGGDHQLGNGTLPDRSYHYDPMTHGGYGGFEDYSHYPPSNGDDYLNQRNNYAVAGNGDPYAAVHKNGKRMDHLESTYHNVSGLPDPYMEAEPEEMKQQQQQQQQQQMAPPQHHLSFDESLESGYSTPNSRNRRVIREIIV; this is encoded by the exons ATGAG aatcagtttcaagcCGGCCGAGGGCCAGTACGACTTGCTGGTGTCTGGTGCCACTTACGACCGCGACAATGGCCGTTTCGAGTGCCGCCTCAAGGAACAAGGGACGGGCATTGAATTGCACACGCAGTCGGTCGATTTGGTCGTCTTGGTGCCGCCATCCGCACCTCAAATCAACCCAGTCAGTCCGGTGGCCGTCGAAGGACAACCCACTGAATTGGTCTGTTCCAGCGCCGGTGGCAGTCCCGATCCCGTTCTGAG ATGGTACCGGAAGGGCGAAGCGAACCCGTTGGAAGGGGCGATAACGAAACCGGGCGGAAGCCGGAGTGTGGCCACTCTGTCGACGCTCATCGTCCGACCGCAGAAGGAAGACGACGGGGCCGAGTACCGCTGCGTGGCCTGGAACAGAGCCATGGACGCCAACGACAAGAAGGAAGCCAACGTCGCTCTCACCGTCAACt atgCTCCGAGAGTGCGTGTCAGTCCTAGCCCTTTAAGTGTCGAACGTGGCGGATCTGTTCAGATTCAATGCCAAGTCGATGCCAAACCGGCCGTCTACAGCGTCCGTTGGACTCGATCGGGCCGTTTCATCGCAACGAGTTTCAATCACACGTTGCGATCCGTCAGCCTCGATGATGACGGCGTCTACGTTTGTTCGGCCGATAACGGACTAGGTCAAGTCGGCGAAGCTGAACTGCAATTGGACGTGCTCCATCCGCCCGTTGTGACCGTCAGCGAAGCTCGAAAGGAAGTGGAGATTGGCGCCAGCGTCGTCGTCCCCTGCAACGTCTCGGCCAAACCGGCGCCCATCTCCATCGAATGGATCAAAGAGGACGACGTTCAGTTCAGATCTAATGGTCCAGTTTTGAGACTCAATAGAATCTCTGCCAATGACAACGGCCGTTACGTTTGCCGGGCCACCAACATGGTCGGAGCGGCCGAGCGTTCGGGCAACGCCACTTTCCAGTTGCTGGTCAAACACGAGCCCGGAGCGGCGAAAATCTCGCCCGAAGAGCCCATCGCCGTCGACGAGGCCTCCATCACTCTGACTTGCGTTGCCGATCCGCCCGGCTGGCCCGCCCCTTCGTACCGTTGGTGGAAGGCCGGCGCCGAGGCGACCATTTTGTCTTCGACTTCGGAACTGACGATCCCCGTCGCCCGCCAGAACAGCGAAGGCACCTACTTCTGCCAGCCCAACAACGACCTGGGCACTGGCAGTTCCAGCTACGTTCATTTGCGGGTCTTTCAACCGCCCCGCTTCATTGGCCAGTTGCCGCCCGTCTTGCAGAAAAAGGCACAAGACGCTGATTTTAATATGACGTGCTCTGCCCAGGGCAAACCGAAGCCATCCATCACGTGGCTCAAGGACGGAGTCGAGATGTTGCCCGGCAGCAGTTCGGGCGCGTACGAATTAGTGACGGACGAGTCTGAAGGTCGAAACGCCATCTTTACCGTGCGTTCGACACTTCGTTTTCACGGATCCGAACGTCCGGCTTTGTCTCAACTAACGGCCGATGATCGGGGCGTCTACACTTGcgcttttgaaaatcaaatccgACGCATCGAGTCCACCTTGACGCTGAAGATCGAACACGCGCCCATTTTGCTGGATCACAGGCCCAAAGTGGCCTCTAATGTCGGATCGTCCAGCGTCCAGTTGCTGTGCCAAGTGCAGGCCTACCCTCGTCCCAATTTCGAATGGTCTTTACGAGATGTGCCCATCATCGGCGGAGGAGGCGATAGCAAATACGAAATGAACGTGACGTCGATGACGGACAATGGTCACGACATCTACCAGGGCATTTTGCGAATCAACGACGTCAAAGAGTCCGACTACGGCGATTACACTTGCAAAATGTGGAACGCTGAAGGTGAAAATGCGGCCGCTGTCCGTCTGCAAGCGACCAGCGCACCGGAGAAACCGACCAATTTGAGAATTGTCCAGTCGGGTTATGATTCGCTGACGCTCGAATGGGACGAAGGATTTAATGGCGGATTTGAAAACACCATTTACACTGTCCTCTATCGGGCCGTTTCATCGAGTAGCGATGCTGGCCAGCAACAAGAGGACGATTGCCAGTATGCAAATCCTTGCGTCATTCGAGGCCTGGAACAGCTCCAGTCGTACACGATCCAAGTGCGCGCCGAGAACACGAAGGGCAAGAGCCCGTTGAGCAACGCCCTAACGGCCTCGACCATCGTCGATCTCTCGCGCATCCCCGAGCCCAAACAGGTGACGTTCGAGCCCAAAACCAAGACGATCTCGTTCAACGTCGACTCTCAGCTTCCCCTCATGGCCATGGTCGAGAGCCGCATCGAAGGTGATTGGGCCCTTTCGCAAAAGATTTCCGTCCGATCGCCAGTTAGCCGCGAAGTGCTGGACTTGGTGAAAGATGACGTCGATGATGTCCGCATTAAATTGTGTCTCGAAATGAACACGACGCTGTGCAGCGACGCCGTGGTGGCCGTGACGGGCGACCTCATTCAAGAGCCGACCAAAGCGCTGACTGAATTGCCGGCCAAGTACATGGTGGCCATCATCGTGGCATGCGTCGTTGGGTCACTCGTCTTTGTCTTGTTCGCCATCTTTTATTGCTATCGTCGCAGACGCGcgcaaaaattgaagaagCTGCTGGAAATGGAAAAGGCCCATTCGGCCCGTCCCACCATcggccaacagcaacaacaacaacagcagcctcCCCCGCCTTATTATGCTGGACTGGAGAATAAAGGACGCGATCAGAGTTTAATGAATACGAGCCATAACAGTATGCTGGACGATGCGGCCAGCAAGAACGCCCTGTACGCTACCCAAAATGGCTATGGATACGCTGTGGCCAGCGCTCAGAATAACGGACACGCCAACGGCGATT GGGTCAATATGGCGTACACGGAACACAGTTATTCCAATTCGAACAATGGCGGCTCGGTCAATTCTCAAGACTCTTTGTGGCAATTGAAATTGGCTAGCCAAAATGGCGGCGTTGGCGGAGTGAACGGAGGCGATCATCAACTAGGCAATGGAACTCTGCCCGACCGCTCCTATCACTACGATCCCATGACACACGGAGGCTACGGCGGTTTCGAGGACTACAGCCACTACCCGCCCAGCAACGGCGACGACTATCTCAACCAGCGCAACAATTACGCCGTGGCCGGCAATGGCGATCCTTACGCCGCCGTCCACAAGAACGGCAAACGCATGGACCATCTTG AATCAACATATCACAACGTGAGTGGCTTGCCAGATCCCTACATGGAGGCCGAACCGGAGGAGATgaaacagcaacagcaacaacaacaacaacagcaaatggCGCCACCTCAGCACCATCTCTCGTTTGATGAGTCGCTCGAGAGCGGCTATTCAACACCGAATTCACGGAATCGCAGAGTCATCCGCGAGATCATCGTCTAG
- the LOC130694558 gene encoding uncharacterized protein LOC130694558, whose amino-acid sequence MQYDTTNILGRGGYGFVFLGTFKGQKVAIKRIQKIGEQVSPDNELKALQELDHPNVVKLLHFESDDNFKYFVLEFCDASLDKLFLKPNDPKNYKGPIPLPIEMFLHLAAGLAYIHSRDFTHRDIKPANILISVKMTDQGKQARMKWGDFGLCRPVNERGTYTMSGIKGTRYWFAPELYEILDNNVLDRKRGTVNSDVFAEGLVFGYILLNGIHLYGSDEEVMTNIKQNKPINMDKIHSFHWTRSLLTKMLTTKPADRIASGDIVTGLHSIQTKLADVENKLLQLLAGTSSKFKFCETINSLGQRSIDVTSKDENGWNALHLVCAINSNSNLLEAIDLLIKLGIDTNATDNQGLSALHVLCTYNSSPDLTDAIEFLVKMGMDVNAKDKNGNNVLHTLCAYNSSSQLIDAIGKLIQLRVNVNAKSTSGLNALHALCAKNSSSYLVTAIHVLIERGIDVNAKDKDGFNVLHALCTNNLSSHFIGAITSLLNSGLDVNTTDNVGQNALHYLCAKNSSFYLSDAIEFLIQIGMDGNAKDKNGLNILHTLCANNSSSKLIDAIDKLIQLGTDVNAKSDGSRLNALHFLCRSNSSAKLSDAIEKLIKNGIDVNAKSDSGSNAIHYLCTNNSSSNLIGAITRLLQSGVDVETTDNDGQNALHYLCAKNSSPYLTDAIEFLIQIGMDGNAKDKNGNNVLHALCASNSSAKLIDAIDKLIKLGIDMNVKSDNGFNALHYLCAKNSSQHLISAIERLHQAGIDVKATDNTGYNALHILCASNSSTNLTGAMEKLIQLGIDVKAKNYDGLNALHTLCKENLGPHLIEAIKLLIHLGIDIHAKDQDGWNALHFLCRFNSNEYLRVAVKFLIEQGIEIKSNGYDAQVLLRDYYQKDNLEEIIKLFYKPDLLSNNAVNEHVEKMQYYIKDFIRNGASGLVFRGEFKNRKVAVKRIQLIGEQVNPVDNELTALLELDHPNVVKLLHFEIDDTFKYLILELCNTALDQLFSKSDDHKKYEGPIPLPIEMFLHLASGLAYIHSRNLTHRDIKPENILISVKMTDQGEHATMKWGDFGSCRPVNKRGTFAMSGFRGTEYWYAPELYEILLDNTLEGKRGTVKSDVFAEGLVFGYILLNGIHLYGSDEEVMTNIKQNKPINMEKIHNLHWARSLLTKMLTTKPTERIASGDVVTELQIIQTKLGWNALHWVCTNNLNLIKELELLIKRGINTNAKSNEGLSALHVLCTYNFSPYLTDAIEFLIKSGMDGNAKDNNGMNVLHTLCAFNSSSNLMDQIEKLIQLGTDVKAKSGKFGANALHLLCAYNSSNLIDGIEKLIQLGIDVNAKTDNGANALHVLCATNSSTNLTDGIEKLIQLGIDLNAKDDRGLNALHVLCAKNSSTNLIEAIKLLVHLGIDRHAKEKNGWNALHILCRFNSSENLFDAVKVLIQLGIEIKSNRLDAQVLLRDTYKNNNFGEILKPFDKTDSASS is encoded by the exons ATGCAGTACGACACGACGAATATTTTAGGAAGGGGTGGATACGGTTTCGTGTTTCTTGGTACATTCAAAGGCCAAAAAGTTGCAATCAAACGGATTCAGAAGATTGGTGAACAAGTCAGCCCAGACAACGAGCTTAAAGCTCTTCAAGAATTAGACCATCCGAATGTTGTCAAACTGCTTCATTTCGAAAGCGATGACAATTTCaa atattttgttttggaattttgcGACGCATCATTGGATAAGCTGTTCTTAAAACCAAACGATCCAAAGAATTACAAAGGACCTATACCACTCCCTATCGAAATGTTCCTTCACTTAGCTGCAGGCCTTGCCTATATCCATTCGCGCGATTTTACTCACCGAGATATAAAACCGGCAAACATTCTAATTTCTGTCAAAATGACTGACCAAGGCAAACAGGCAAGGATGAAGTGGGGTGATTTTGGATTGTGCCGACCCGTGAATGAACGAGGAACATACACAATGAGTGGAATCAAAGGCACTCGATATTGGTTTGCGCCCGAGTTGTACGAAATTCTGGATAACAATGTTTTGGACAGAAAACGTGGAACAGTCAATAGCGATGTCTTCGCAGAAGGGCTCGTCTTCGGTTACATTCTATTGAATGGAATACATCTCTACGGTTCAGACGAAGAAGTTATGACAAACATCAAACAGAATAAACCGATTAATATGGATA AAATTCATAGTTTCCATTGGACACGTAGTTtgttaacaaaaatgttgaccaCTAAACCTGCTGATAGAATCGCTTCAGGAGATATCGTTACTGGACTTCATTCTATTCAAACGAAA CTTGCCGATGTAGAAAACAAATTGCTTCAACTGTTGGCTGGCACGagttcaaaattcaaattttgcgAAACGATCAATTCTTTAGGTCAGCGCAGTATCGATGTGACATCAAAGGACgaaaatggatggaatgctcTACATTTGGTATGTGCAATTAACTCAAACTCAAACTTACTTGAAGCAATCGATTTGTTGATAAAACTCGGAATCGATACCAATGCAACTGACAACCAAGGACTGAGCGCATTACACGTTTTGTGCACATACAATTCCAGTCCTGATTTAACTGATGCAATCGAATTCTTAGTCAAAATGGGAAtggatgtgaatgcaaaagaTAAAAACGGCAATAACGTACTCCACACTTTGTGTGCATACAATTCAAGCTCACAGTTAATAGACGCAATCggaaagttaatccaactaaGAGTCAACGTCAACGCAAAGAGCACCAGCGGATTAAATGCACTCCACGCCTTGTGTGCAAAAAATTCAAGCTCATATTTAGTTACCGCAATCCATGTTTTAATCGAAcgcggaatcgacgtgaacgccaAGGACAAGGATGGATTTAACGTACTACATGCTCTCTGCACAAACAATTTAAGCTCACATTTCATTGGCGCAATCACCAGTTTACTTAATAGTGGACTAGATGTGAATACAACAGACAACGTCGGACAAAACGCACTCCATTACTTGTGTGCGAAAAATTCAAGCTTCTATTTAAGTGACGCAATCGAATTCTTAATCCAAATCGGAATGGATGGGAACGCAAAAGATAAAAACGGCTTAAACATACTCCACACTTTATGCGCAAACAATTCAAGCTCTAAGTTAATAGACGCAATCGATAAGTTAATTCAACTCGGAaccgacgtgaacgcaaagagTGACGGCAGCAGAttaaacgcactccatttcctctGCAGAAGCAATTCAAGCGCAAAGTTATCAGACGCAATCGAAAAGTTGATTAAAaacggaatcgacgtgaatgcAAAGAGCGACAGCGGATCCAACGCAATCCATTACCTTTGCAcaaacaattcatcctcaaatttgaTTGGCGCAATCACACGTTTACTTCAATCAGGAGTCGATGTGGAAACAACAGACAACGACGGACAAAACGcactccattatttgtgtgcgAAAAATTCAAGCCCCTATTTAACTGATGCAATCGAATTCTTAATCCAAATCGGAATGGATGGCAACGCTAAAGATAAAAACGGCAATAACGTACTCCACGCTTTGTGTGCAAGCAATTCAAGCGCAAAGTTAATAGACGCTATCGACAAGTTGATCAAACTGGGAATCGACATGAACGTTAAGAGCGACAACGGATTTAACGCACTCCATTACCTATGTGCGAAAAATTCATCCCAACATTTAATTAGCGCAATCGAACGTTTACATCAAGCAGGAATTGATGTGAAAGCAACAGACAACACGGGATATAACGCACTCCATATTCTGTGCGCAAGTAActcatccacaaatttaacTGGCGCAATGGAAAaattaatccaactcggaatcgacgtgaaagCAAAGAATTACGACGGATTAAACGCACTCCATACTCTCTGCAAGGAAAATTTAGGCCCACATTTGATTGAAGCCATCAAACTGTTGATCCACCTGGGAATTGATATCCATGCAAAGGACCaagatggatggaatgcgctccatttccTGTGCAGATTTAATTCCAATGAATACCTACGCGTCGCGgtcaaatttttaattgaacaGGGAATTGAGATTAAATCCAACGGTTATGACGCGCAGGTTCTCTTACGCGACTATTACCAAAAGGACAACTTGGAGGAAATCATAAAACTATTTTACAAGCCGGACCTTCTTTCAAATAATGCCGTAAATGAACACGTCGAAAAAATGCAGTACTACATAAAGGATTTTATAAGAAACGGTGCATCCGGGTTAGTATTTCGGGGTGAATTTAAAAACCGAAAGGTTGCAGTCAAACGGATTCAGCTGATTGGTGAACAAGTCAACCCAGTCGACAACGAGCTAACAGCTCTTCTAGAATTAGACCATCCAAATGTTGTCAAACTCCTTCACTTCGAAATCGATGATACCTTCAA GTATTTAATTTTGGAACTATGCAACACAGCCCTGGATCAGCTATTTTCAAAATCGGACGACCACAAGAAATATGAAGGACCTATACCACTCCCTATCGAAATGTTTCTCCATTTAGCTTCAGGCCTTGCCTATATCCATTCGCGGAATTTAACTCACCGAGATATTAAACCGGAAAACATTCTGATTTCTGTGAAAATGACTGACCAAGGCGAACATGCAACGATGAAGTGGGGTGATTTTGGATCTTGCCGACCAGTGAACAAACGCGGAACATTCGCAATGAGTGGATTCAGAGGAACTGAATATTGGTATGCTCCTGAGCTGTACGAAATTCTCTTAGACAATACCCTGGAAGGAAAACGGGGTACAGTTAAAAGCGATGTCTTTGCTGAGGGCCTCGTCTTCGGTTACATTCTCTTGAATGGAATACATCTCTACGGTTCAGACGAAGAAGTTATGACAAACATCAAACAGAATAAACCGATTAATATGGAGA AGATTCATAATTTACACTGGGCACGTAGTTtgttaacaaaaatgttgaccaCTAAGCCTACTGAGAGGATCGCATCAGGAGATGTCGTTACTGAACTTCAAATCATTcaaacgaaa ctTGGATGGAATGCTCTACATTGGGTGTGTACAAACAACTTAAACTTAATAAAGGAACTTGAGTTGTTGATAAAACGCGGAATCAACACAAACGCAAAGAGCAACGAAGGACTGAGCGCATTACACGTTTTGTGCACATACAATTTCAGTCCTTATTTAACAGATGCAATCGAGTTCTTAATCAAAAGTGGAATGGATGGAAACgcaaaagacaacaacggcaTGAACGTACTCCACACTTTGTGTGCATTcaattcaagttcaaatttaaTGGACCAAATCGAAAaattaatccaactcggaactGACGTGAAAGCAAAGAGCGGTAAATTCGGAGCAAACGCCCTCCATCTCCTCTGTGCTTACAATtcatcaaatttaattgatggaatcgaaaagctaatccaactcggaatcgacgtaaacgcaaagaCCGACAACggagcaaacgcactccatgtCCTGTGCGCAACAaattcatccacaaatttaactgatggaatcgaaaagttaatccaactcggaatcgacctgaacgcaaaggatgaccGCGGATTGAACGCACTCCATGTCCTGTGCGCAAAAaattcatccacaaatttaattgaagccATCAAACTGCTTGTCCATCTTGGAATTGATAGACatgcaaaggaaaaaaacggatggaatgcgctccataTTCTGTGCAGATTTAATTCCAGCGAAAATCTATTCGACGCGGTTAAAGTTTTAATTCAACTAGGAATTGAGATTAAATCAAACCGACTTGACGCACAAGTCCTCTTACGCGACACttacaaaaacaacaattttggGGAAATCCTAAAACCATTTGACAAGACAGACTCTGCCAGTAGTTAA
- the LOC130694561 gene encoding putative ankyrin repeat protein RF_0381, which yields MEYKKKDLIGRGAYGSVFGGTFKGQKVAVKRIELIDETVHPVDNELKVLQQLDHPNVIKLLHFKSDENFKYYVLEFCDASLDKLFLKPDDPRKYKGPIPLPIEMFLHLASGLAYIHSRGLTHRDIKPENILISVKITDQGEQATMKWGDFGLCRPVNERGTYTMSGIKGTRSWFAPELYEILDNNVLDGKRGTVNSDVFAEGLVFGYILLNGNHLYGAEEEIMTNIRQNIPIYMDKIHNLHWARSLLTKMLATKPTERIASREVVTELQSIQTKLGWSALHWVCANNSNSNLIKELELLIKRGIDTNAKSNEGLSALHVLCTYNSSPYLTDAIEFLIKNGLDGNAKDNNGFNVLHTLCAFNSSSNIMDQFEKLIQLGTDVKAKSGEFGANALHFLCAYNSSSNLIGVIKRLLKEGVDINTADDIGRNALHYMCENNSSTNLIENIELLIHLGIDIHAKDKNERNAIHFLCKGNSSSNLFGETEKLNQLDVDKKEKIIGLNALPFLGKTNSSLNLFGAMETLIQFGNDMNAMGSGGLTAFDFLRVHLSYTNFIGTIERLLQGGLDVNTGDNDGRNALHYLCAYNSSPYLTDAIEFLTKNGNDVNAIDKNRFNVLHTLCANNSSLKLIDAIDKLIQLGIDVNAKTDNGANALHFLCAINSSTNLINGIEKLIQLGIDVNAKDDNGANALHFLCANNSSSNLIDGMEKLIQLGIDVNARRDDGANALHVLCKENASTNLIEAIKLLIHLGVDIHAKNKNGWKALNLLCRYNPSENLFDAVKYLTELGIEIKSDGYDAKDLLRKNYKKDNLEEIMKLFDKLDLASN from the exons ATGGAGTACAAGAAGAAGGATTTAATAGGACGAGGTGCATACGGTTCGGTGTTTGGTGGTACATTTAAAGGCCAAAAAGTAGCAGTTAAACGGATTGAGCTGATTGATGAAACAGTTCACCCAGTTGACAACGAGCTGAAAGTTCTTCAACAATTGGACCACCCGAATGTTATCAAATTACTTCATTTCAAAAGCGATGAAAATTTCAa atactatgttttggaattttgCGACGCATCATTGGATAAGCTGTTCTTAAAACCGGACGATCCTAGGAAATACAAAGGACCTATACCACTCCCTATCGAAATGTTCCTCCATTTAGCTTCAGGACTTGCCTATATCCATTCGCGGGGTTTAACTCACCGAGATATAAAACCGGAAAACATTCTGATTTCTGTGAAAATAACTGATCAAGGCGAACAGGCAACGATGAAGTGGGGTGATTTTGGGCTGTGCCGACCCGTGAATGAACGAGGAACATACACAATGAGTGGAATCAAAGGAACTCGATCTTGGTTTGCGCCCGAGCTGTACGAAATTCTGGATAACAATGTTTTGGACGGAAAACGTGGAACAGTCAATAGCGATGTCTTCGCAGAAGGGCTCGTCTTCGGTTACATACTCTTGAATGGAAACCATCTCTACGGTGCCGAGGAAGAAATTATGACAAACATCAGACAGAATATACCGATTTATATGGATA AGATTCATAATTTGCATTGGGCACGCAGTTtgttaacaaaaatgttggcCACTAAACCTACTGAGAGGATCGCATCACGAGAAGTCGTTACTGAACTTCAATCCATTcaaacgaaa ctTGGATGGAGTGCTCTACATTGGGTGTGTGCAAACAACTCAAACTCAAACTTAATAAAGGAACTTGAGTTGTTGATAAAACGCGGAATCGACACAAACGCAAAGAGCAACGAAGGACTTAGCGCGTTGCACGTCTTGTGCACATACAATTCCAGTCCTTATTTAACAGATGCAATCGAATTCTTAATCAAAAACGGATTGGATGGAAACgcaaaagacaacaacggcTTTAACGTACTCCACACTTTATGTGCATTcaattcaagttcaaatataaTGGATCAATTCGAAAaattaatccaactcggaactGACGTGAAAGCAAAGAGCGGTGAATTCGGAGCAAACGCCCTCCATTTCCTCTGTGCTTACAATTCAtcatcaaatttaattggcgTAATCAAACGTTTACTTAAAGAGGGAGTTGATATAAATACAGCTGACGACATCGGACGAAACGCACTCCATTACATGTGTGAGAACAATTCAagcacaaatttaattgaaaacatcGAACTTTTGATCCACCTTGGGATTGATATCCacgcaaaggacaaaaacgaaagaaatgcGATTCATTTCCTGTGCAAAGGTAATTCATCGTCAAATTTATTTGGCGAAACGGAAAAGTTAAACCAACTTGATGTcgacaagaaggaaaaaatcaTCGGCTTAAACGCACTACCATTCCTCGGCAAAACCAATTCATCCTTAAATTTATTTGGCGCAATGGAAACGTTAATTCAATTCGGAAACGACATGAACGCTATGGGTAGCGGTGGGCTTACCGCATTCGATTTCCTCCGCGTACACCTTTCGTACACTAATTTCATTGGCACAATCGAGCGTTTACTTCAAGGAGGACTAGATGTGAACACAGGAGACAACGATGGACGAAATGCACTCCATTATTTGTGCGCATACAATTCAAGTCCTTATTTGACCGATGCAATCGAGTTCTTAACCAAAAACGGAAATGATGTTAATGCAATAGATAAAAACCGATTTAACGTACTCCACACTTTGTGTGCAAACAACTCAAGCTTAAAGTTAATAGACGCAATCGACAAGTTAATCCAActaggaatcgacgtaaaTGCAAAGACTGACAACggagcaaacgcactccatttcctgtgcgCAATAaattcatccacaaatttaattaacggaatcgaaaagttaatccaactcggaatcgacgtgaacgcaaaggatgacaacggagcaaacgcactccatttcctgtgcgcaaacaattcatcctcaaatttaattgatggaatGGAAAAGTtgatccaactcggaatcgacgtaaacgcgAGGCGCGACGATggagcaaacgcactccatgtTCTTTGCAAGGAAAATGCAagcacaaatttaattgaagccATCAAACTGTTGATTCACCTTGGAGTTGATATCCatgcaaagaacaaaaacggATGGAAAGCGCTCAATTTACTTTGTAGATATAATCCCAGTGAAAACCTATTCGACGCGGTCAAATATTTAACTGAACTAGGAATTGAGATTAAATCCGACGGTTACGACGCGAAGGATCTCTTAcgcaaaaattacaaaaaagaTAACTTGGAGGAAATCATGAAACTATTTGACAAACTAGACCTTGCTAGCAATTAA